The following is a genomic window from Hydrogenobaculum sp. Y04AAS1.
TTTTAGAGTGTTCATATCACTTTACCTCCTTGTTCAATATACCTGCTTGATATAGGCTTTTAATATAGGCTAAATTGCAATCGTACATAGCTTTTGCAAAGTCAAACCTCGCTTTATCGTATTGAGTTTCAGCGTCTATAACATCTGTTATTTTAGCTAAGCCGACTTTGTACCTTTGGTCCATCACTTTTAGAGTGGCTTTTGCTTCTTCTTTTTCTTTTTTGGCATATTTCATCATAGCCAGTGCGTTTTCATAATCAGCTAAGGCTTTATTTATTTTAAATATCGAGCCTTTTGCCATGTAATCTATGTAAGAACTAAGCATAAGTTTTTGTTCGTTTAAACTTCTTATTTTATTAAAAGCCGTTAAACCATCAAAGATATTCCAATTTACACCAACCCCCACCATATAACCGTTGGCGGTGGCTCCAAAGGGTGTTGAGTTATCAAAAAGCGAGTAAGAACCAAAGGCCCCTATTTGGGGTAGATAATCTGCTAAGTAGGCTCTTTTCATTGATTTTAAAGCTTTTAGTTTTTCTTCCATAGATTTTATTTGGGGTTTTTGGTATACAGCTTTTACAAGAGTATTTCTGTCTATATTAGAAGGACAATAAAGATTTCCTTTTAAATCCACATCTTTATAGGGTTCATCCATTAGCAAAAACAACGCTCTTTTGGCGGTTTTATAGTTGTTTTTGGCTTCTACTAATTTTTGTTCTGCTTGATGAAGGTATACTTTTGCCCTTAAAGTATCTGAGAAAAGCGCCATACCAGTTTTATAATAGGACTCAGCCATATCTACGTGTTTTTTAGCATCGTTTACCGCTTGGGTGGCAAGCTTTATACCTTCTTTTGCCAAAAGCCCGCCTAGGTAAGCTTTGTATAAGTTGTAAACAATGTCTTGCTCT
Proteins encoded in this region:
- a CDS encoding TolC family protein, encoding MRFRYMVFGLSFLGIAHISLAQSINIGYAIKEALQNNLAIKAKRYDVKSKEYELESVKGMLFPRLGLQTSFNRTNIAPWSIMNKMDTRSLQFPQPPPQFFQAQYTTPQMVDGAFQSMQNFFNNPGTSQLYQTQLTLQIPIWMGGKVQAYESASYHALKSTKKELNQTEQDIVYNLYKAYLGGLLAKEGIKLATQAVNDAKKHVDMAESYYKTGMALFSDTLRAKVYLHQAEQKLVEAKNNYKTAKRALFLLMDEPYKDVDLKGNLYCPSNIDRNTLVKAVYQKPQIKSMEEKLKALKSMKRAYLADYLPQIGAFGSYSLFDNSTPFGATANGYMVGVGVNWNIFDGLTAFNKIRSLNEQKLMLSSYIDYMAKGSIFKINKALADYENALAMMKYAKKEKEEAKATLKVMDQRYKVGLAKITDVIDAETQYDKARFDFAKAMYDCNLAYIKSLYQAGILNKEVK